The DNA sequence CGCTTAAATTTTTTCACCATTTTTCACTTTTCAACACTCCCTAAACCCCTCATATTCCACGAactaaaatcatttaaaaactTTATTACACACCTTATTTCGATTTTTGGGGCGGCACCTTCTTGCTTTCTCTTTCTGTTTTGCCAATACTTCATTCTGAGCTTGGAGAATAACCATAATGTCCTCATTCTCGTCATATAAAACAGCTCCTGATTCAACAGTTAGATCCCAAGCAGCCTTATTTTCAGCCATATCTTTATCCCAACTTTCTCCGTGTTCATCTTGATTAGTTTCACCATCTGCATCCTACTCTGAGTCATCCGAATCTTCCAAGTTATCATCTAACCCAGTTTCCTGCATCACCCCTCATCAGACATATGCCAACATGCTGCTTACTACTGTCGTCTAAACTAGCGTGGATATCATTAACTACATTTGGTGGAATTTTTTTCTCCGCTGTGCTGTTCGAATAATTATCCGCACCTTCGCCAATCTCTTTTCCGGATTGATTCTGCTCGTCGGGTGCATAAGGGGCTTCACGCTCCTCCCTGCCCTCCACGCCATCAAGTTCAGCGTGGACATTATCACTTCCGCCACTAGCAGCTGACTTCCGCACTGCTCCCAGATCTACCTCGTCAGCGTTGTTCACCATGGCATCAACCCCTTCACGAACTCTATGACCAGCCACGGCCCTCTCTTCATCGTCGCCCGCAGCAGCCAGCAAGGAGGCCCTTTTAAAACGCACAATGACGTACTCTCCGTCGCACCACACAGCCACTTTGCCGCCACACCTCACTAACATATTGGGTCTTATATGCTTCAACCCAACCCCAACTGAACTTTTGTTCAACACCAGATCAACTCCTTCTTTCTGTTTATTCCCGTATTCTCAAGTCTCCGTTCTTTCATAGATTGCTTCATTACTGATTGTTTGAGATCCCATAGATTCCGCACTCACCATTGCCAGATACACCAAAGAATTATCTGTTCGCGTTTTCAAAAAACACTCATGCCACTCATCCAAATCATCAACGGCAAATACCTTTCTATCCTTGTCATGCTCTACCTCCCGTAGCCCCTGTGGCATCATTACCACCGCATTCCATTCCAACTCCAATATTCCCTCTGAATTTCTAATTCTTCACTTCTATGGTGTTCCAAAACAACTCTCTCTTTCTCGTTCACCTCAATAtccttttctttaattttttttttgttttccatcaAGAGAATCTTCATCATGTATAGTAATTTTTTTCCGGACATCAATTCTCCTCCTGTACTTAGCCTCACTCACAAAGATTTTTTTGCTCCTTAAACACATTCCATTCATCTCTTTGTTAGCCTTTAATGCTCCTCTTTTTGTAGTAtacctaataaaaaaatttgtatgtTTATCTTCAAAATATTTCTATGTTTACatcataaaatttttatgtttgacataaaaaatttatgtaattAGAAAAAAATGTTCTGTGTATTTATTTCATATTTCTCTTCAAAAATTTGTgtgtttatttttaaagaattttttcGTTTAGCATAAAAAATTTATCTGATTAAGTCAAAATTTTTATCCTATGTTACTCTTAAAAAATTTGTGtgtttatctttaaaatttctATATAGTATGTTACTCTTAAATTAATCGCACAATATTTCTGCTAATAAAAAGCATTCTCACATAAATAGTAATATTGTACATCGTTTTCATGATATAGACCAAGGACTCTCCCCTAGCCCAACTCAGAGAACATAAAGGTGTTAGAAAAAGTTgtgcaaataaattaattttggttGATCAAGTGGTCACTTTACTTGTCCATCTAAATAAATGTCGGAAATTTGAATCTCACATCGTGAATGCAGTAATTTATTGGCCCGCAGcagacccttaaatggagctcagattcgtAACGAATTAGTCTTTGACTTGTCGAGTTTGAGGATACCGTGTGcaaccaaaaaagaaaaaaagttgtGCAAATAACACGTGTTGATCATTTATTCAATTCAGTCCGTTTGTCATGTCTGTTTGCAAAGTGCGGAGCAAATTAATTAACTTTCTGAAACATTGCTAACCAAAAGGTAACCATGATTTGGATCACTAGTTTCTTTCCAATTTCAGAGAATTATTCTAAATCCTCCCATCACCCAAAGGGTGAGAGTTATCAGAGTTAtatatatccaaacatctaataagatttaatattcattaatatcTAAATACTATAATATCACGTTCCTACATTCTAAAAACATGGTACAagatcttttcttgttttgatttgcCCCATCATTATAATCAATCCAAACAAAGACAGCTGCCTTGGAAAATGCAGTGTGTCTTAATCGAAAAGTCATGCATGCATTGATTAATGCCACTACTATTCTGTATGATATCTTTATTGGATTTGGATCACCATTGATCTAAACATactttttagaaaaataaatgttTATGATAGTTGCACAACACAACAATGACTACAGAGCTCTTTCTCACCCTCCAATTCCACAGGCTCAAGGCTCCTCCATGCACCCCTTGTTGTATCAAACAAGTGGACAAGGGACATTGATCTTTCTATCTCATCATAATCATTACCTGTCTTGTACCCTGCCAAGAAAAATAATTGAGTCCCTATTGGGGCCATAGTTAGGTATGATCTTTGGCTATGAGGCCAATTCTCATAGTTGGTCTCCAATGTGGAAAGGCTTGGTTTCTGTGACCCTTCAACTTCATTCCAAAGCTTCCCATCATAGGCCTCAACATGTCCCTTCCATGCATTCAAGCAATCCCCTGAGCTAAAAAGGGAGTCATTAACCGCCACGATTTGATTAGGAGGCACATCCAACTGCCACATCCCTGCCACGAGGTCCCACTTTTTTGCCAGCGTGTCGTACACCTCAGCAGAGCTACGCTCCACTAGGCTAGGCATTGTGAACCCTCCAATAATATATACTTTTCCTTGCCATGTCACCCCTACACATTTATATCTCAAAATATGCATACTAGGCAAAGGTGTCCATGTGTCAAGACTAGGATCATACACCTCAGCCGACGAGATCCCGTGTGCGCTCGCCAGCTTGGATTTCCCCCCTGCCACGTAGATTCTGTTATTGCAAATGGTGCAGgcaaaatcataccttggcaTGCCAAGTGGCGCGCAATGGAACCATTGATTGGTTGTTATGTTGTAACGCAGGACATTTGGTGAAACATGGATACCCACATCAACCAATTCAGCTGAGTCATCAGACACATGAACCCTTTCTTTGTGGCAAACTAGGCCACCAATTATGTAAACAGAGTCCCCTAAGGAGACCATGGAAAAGGCTTTCAAGATTTGGCCTTCAATTAGTCCTGGAATTGAGGTCACATGGCTCCATGTGTTGGTGGATGGATTAAAGAGCTCCATTGAGTTAGGAACAATATCTTTATTGTCAGTTGTTGGTTTTGTAGGACAAAACACAGCAACTATTGCATAATTGGAAAGAAAATCATCCTCCATTGGCCTTGACAAACATGAGAGGGAACCCATTCTTTTTGGGATACTGTTAATGATCACTCTTATGTGTGTTTTGTATAAGTTGCCACTGGGAAGTGTTACAGTATGAAGAAGAGTGATATTTGTAGGGAAGGTTGGcggagaaaacaaaaataaaatgcatATAGATCAGAGTTTGCGTGTTAACATCAACTTGTGGTGATAACATTGTAACACATTTGATATATTGTTGCCCATTGTATGCATTGTTGTCTTTTTATCTCTTAAACATAAAGCTAAAACATGAATTTTCCGGATTCTACAAGGTTTTTGTAGCAAGTATTAAATACTGGTAATCAATTGATTGGATTAAAAGCAAATTGTTTAATGTCTCCTTAGAGGCGTGGATTTTGAAGTTGGACAAGGCATTGAGACTTTGTAAAGTGATCCATTGAGTGgtgttttgttttatttgagTAACGTGCCATCTTAGTTAGTAAATCTGATGTGATGTACTTGGGGTATGCAGCTATAATTGAAATATCAAACCTTGAGAATGCATCATTCATTCCTATatctattattttctattttcaaagtATTATCATCACTATATTTGTTTTAAATCCCTTCAGAAATAAATTGGTAAATGCCTTGTATTGAATATATTGATCTCATTTAGAAGTCGTATGATAAGGATTATACTTATCTTTgtcaactaaaaaaattaaattaagagaATCCACTTCTTCAAAGCTACTATCATTAGCGAAGATCCATCACACCCATATACTACTCTAATCAAACCGCTGTACTGAGCTCCAAGACGGGATTCGAACccccgacacttgcttaagcagactagtgagctaaccactagaccaacccAACTTGGTTTATAAATAGGTTTTCCATCTCGAATTAGGTGCGATTTTTTATAGTTAGCCCATGATCTTAATTTCACTAGTAGTGTTTACCAGTTAAGCTTTTCCGATTAAGTTTACCTAAGCTTTATTCGTTTTGGTGAACTTTCGAATTTGATTCACTTGTAGCTGTTAGTTAATAGCACATCCTTTAACTAGCTATCCGAGCTAAATCCAGCTAGAACACAATGTCAAAATAATAAATGCCTGGGAGGTAAATGTAATCGCCAATCACGAGTCCagaataagaaaaatcaatAGTCCAGGACAGATTACGCATTTAGGAGTTAAGACAGCGAAAGTGAAAAGATCGCCTACACTCAAGCAATTTCAGAACAAATTCTATAGATTGTAACGAAAAGCATGCATATGAAAATGCTGCAAACACCAAGTTTAACGAAAGAATTGATAAAT is a window from the Arachis stenosperma cultivar V10309 chromosome 3, arast.V10309.gnm1.PFL2, whole genome shotgun sequence genome containing:
- the LOC130970424 gene encoding uncharacterized protein LOC130970424 — translated: MGSLSCLSRPMEDDFLSNYAIVAVFCPTKPTTDNKDIVPNSMELFNPSTNTWSHVTSIPGLIEGQILKAFSMVSLGDSVYIIGGLVCHKERVHVSDDSAELVDVGIHVSPNVLRYNITTNQWFHCAPLGMPRYDFACTICNNRIYVAGGKSKLASAHGISSAEVYDPSLDTWTPLPSMHILRYKCVGVTWQGKVYIIGGFTMPSLVERSSAEVYDTLAKKWDLVAGMWQLDVPPNQIVAVNDSLFSSGDCLNAWKGHVEAYDGKLWNEVEGSQKPSLSTLETNYENWPHSQRSYLTMAPIGTQLFFLAGYKTGNDYDEIERSMSLVHLFDTTRGAWRSLEPVELEGEKELCSHCCVVQLS